The following are encoded in a window of Pangasianodon hypophthalmus isolate fPanHyp1 chromosome 14, fPanHyp1.pri, whole genome shotgun sequence genomic DNA:
- the trappc6bl gene encoding trafficking protein particle complex subunit 6B, like, which yields MSSKLGRGPVMMADDILFEFLHMEMVSHIYTEQMTREDVEKERVTCVSVLEGMGFRVGQGLIERFTKDCPTFKDDLDIMKFLCKDFWSGIFRKQIDNLRTNHQGTYVLQDNKFALLTQVSCRKEQQQLEESSKYLAYTCGLIRGALSNLGLESVVTAEVSLMPSCKFQVVIQKS from the exons ATGTCCAGT AAACTGGGAAGAGGTCCAGTAATGATGGCAGACGACATTCTGTTCGAGTTTCTTCACATGGAGATGGTCTCTCATATTTACACGGAGCAGATGACTCGGGAAGATGTAGAAAAG gagagagtaacgtgtgtgtcgGTGTTGGAGGGAATGGGCTTCAGAGTGGGACAGGGTCTAATCGAGAG GTTTACAAAAGATTGTCCCACCTTTAAAGATGACCTGGACATTATGAAGTTCCTCTGTAAAGACTTCTGGAGCGGTATCTTCAGAAAACAGATTGACAACCTGAGGACGAACCATCAG GGAACGTACGTCCTACAGGACAACAAGTTTGCTCTGTTGACTCAAGTTTCCTGCAGaaaggagcagcagcagcttgaagAATCCTCTAAA tatttGGCCTACACATGTGGTTTAATTAGAGGAGCGTTATCTAACCTGGGCTTGGAGAGCGTGGTGACTGCTGAGGTTTCGTTAATGCCATCAT GCAAATTTCAAGTTGTAATCCAGAAAAGTTAA